The following proteins are co-located in the Periplaneta americana isolate PAMFEO1 chromosome 12, P.americana_PAMFEO1_priV1, whole genome shotgun sequence genome:
- the LOC138711031 gene encoding uncharacterized protein has product MKSSVSAALLASVLFFSSVLCEGDQAAQKREVTGASFGGNGGHEAGATSYSSVQAGDSYGVATGGGGGEGHGSFGGDSYGGGGVGGGHGDAGGYGGGHVALGGGGGGGGHAALSGGDSYGAGGGGFGGHAAATSFEGHSGGGSGGYGGHSAGGGDLGGGHGGFASASFDGGHGGGLGGGYGGGDLGGHGGGVQPITKHIHINKPAPAPIIKIKSVSIPHPIPVAVPQPIPVHFPQPFPVHIKVPQPVEVQIVKTVHVPVEKPYPVTVEKPYPVEVEKPYPVTVEKHVPVPVPKPYPVHVPVYKHIYHAPKKHHGESWH; this is encoded by the exons ATGAAGTCTTCG GTATCCGCGGCACTCCTGGCCTCCGTCCTCTTCTTCTCATCGGTTCTCTGCGAAGGAGATCAGGCCGCGCAGAAACGCGAGGTGACTGGTGCCAGCTTCGGAGGCAACGGAGGGCACGAGGCCGGTGCCACTAGCTACTCCTCCGTGCAGGCCGGTGACAGTTACGGAGTAGCTACCGGAGGAGGGGGAGGCGAAGGTCACGGGTCCTTCGGAGGAGACAGCTATGGCGGAGGCGGCGTCGGCGGCGGCCATGGAGATGCAGGCGGATACGGCGGAGGCCACGTCGCTCTtggtggcggtggcggcggcggtggccaTGCCGCTCTTTCTGGTGGTGACAGCTATGGTGCAGGTGGCGGAGGTTTCGGAGGACACGCTGCTGCAACCAGTTTCGAAGGACACTCCGGAGGAGGAAGCGGCGGTTACGGAGGACACTCCGCCGGTGGTGGTGATCTAGGAGGCGGACATGGCGGATTTGCGAGCGCCAGTTTCGACGGAGGCCACGGAGGTGGACTAGGCGGAGGTTATGGAGGCGGTGACTTGGGAGGTCACGGAGGAGGCGTGCAGCCGATCACGAAACACATCCACATCAATAAACCCGCTCCCGCCCCGATCATTAAAATCAAGAGCGTGTCTATCCCGCACCCTATCCCTGTGGCCGTCCCTCAACCCATACCTGTGCACTTCCCGCAACCATTCCCTGTTCACATCAAGGTTCCCCAGCCCGTGGAGGTCCAGATAGTCAAGACAGTGCACGTTCCTGTTGAGAAGCCGTACCCGGTGACAGTGGAGAAGCCATATCCAGTAGAAGTGGAGAAACCTTACCCCGTGACAGTAGAGAAGCACGTCCCTGTACCTGTACCCAAGCCCTACCCCGTGCACGTCCCCGTGTATAAACACATCTACCACGCGCCCAAGAAACACCACGGAGAGTCCTGGCACTGA